A genomic region of Synechococcus sp. NOUM97013 contains the following coding sequences:
- a CDS encoding ATP-dependent Clp protease proteolytic subunit: MPIGTPSVPYRLPGSQMERWVDIYTRLGAERILFLGSEVNDAVANSLVAQMLYLDSEDSSKPIYLYINSPGGSVTAGLAIYDTMQYVKSDVVTICVGLAASMGAFLLAAGTKGKRLALPHSRIMIHQPLGGTAQRQASDIEIEAREILRMKEMLNRSMADMSGQSFEKIEKDTDRDYFLSSEEAKDYGLIDRVISHPNEA, from the coding sequence ATGCCCATCGGAACCCCCAGCGTCCCCTACCGACTTCCTGGCAGCCAGATGGAGCGCTGGGTCGACATCTACACGCGCCTAGGCGCCGAACGCATTCTGTTCCTCGGATCCGAGGTGAATGATGCGGTCGCCAACAGCCTTGTGGCGCAAATGCTCTACCTCGACTCTGAGGACAGCAGCAAGCCGATCTATCTCTACATCAACTCCCCCGGTGGTTCGGTTACGGCCGGCCTGGCCATCTACGACACCATGCAATACGTCAAAAGTGACGTGGTCACCATCTGTGTGGGACTGGCGGCATCGATGGGAGCATTCCTGCTCGCTGCCGGCACCAAAGGCAAGCGCTTAGCTCTGCCCCACAGCCGCATCATGATTCACCAGCCCCTGGGTGGCACCGCCCAGCGCCAGGCCAGTGATATCGAAATCGAGGCGCGTGAAATTCTGCGCATGAAAGAGATGCTCAACCGTTCAATGGCGGACATGAGCGGCCAGAGCTTCGAAAAGATCGAGAAAGACACCGACCGTGACTACTTCCTCAGCAGTGAAGAAGCCAAGGACTACGGGCTGATCGATCGTGTGATCTCGCATCCCAACGAAGCTTGA
- the ilvC gene encoding ketol-acid reductoisomerase, whose translation MAQLFYDSDADLSLLNGKTVAIIGYGSQGHAHALNLKDSGVNVVVGLYDGSRSAEKAKADGLEVLSVADASAKADWIMVLLPDEFQKDVYEKEIAPHLSAGKVLSFAHGFNIRFELIKPPADVDVVMIAPKGPGHTVRWEYQNGQGVPALFAIEQDASGNARGLAMAYAKGIGGTRAGILETNFKEETETDLFGEQAVLCGGLSELVKAGFETLVEAGYQPELAYFECLHEVKLIVDLMVKGGLSSMRDSISNTAEYGDYVSGPRLITADTKAEMKRILGDIQDGTFAKNFVAECDAGKPEMNKIRERDRGHKIEEVGKGLRSMFSWLKAS comes from the coding sequence ATGGCTCAGCTTTTTTACGACTCCGACGCCGATCTCTCGCTGCTCAATGGCAAAACGGTTGCCATCATCGGCTACGGCTCCCAGGGTCACGCCCATGCCTTGAACCTCAAGGACAGCGGCGTGAACGTGGTGGTTGGCCTGTATGACGGCAGCCGCTCCGCGGAGAAAGCCAAAGCCGACGGCCTCGAGGTGCTGAGCGTGGCTGATGCCTCCGCCAAAGCCGACTGGATCATGGTGCTGCTGCCCGATGAATTCCAGAAGGACGTCTACGAGAAGGAAATCGCTCCCCATCTCAGCGCTGGCAAGGTGCTGAGCTTTGCGCATGGTTTCAACATCCGCTTCGAGCTGATCAAGCCTCCCGCGGATGTGGACGTGGTGATGATCGCCCCCAAGGGCCCTGGACACACCGTGCGCTGGGAATACCAGAACGGTCAGGGCGTGCCTGCCCTCTTCGCCATCGAACAGGACGCCTCCGGTAATGCCCGTGGCCTCGCCATGGCCTACGCCAAAGGCATCGGCGGCACCCGCGCCGGCATCCTGGAAACCAACTTCAAGGAAGAGACCGAAACCGATCTCTTCGGAGAGCAGGCCGTGCTCTGTGGTGGTCTGTCCGAGCTTGTGAAGGCCGGTTTCGAGACTCTGGTGGAAGCGGGTTACCAGCCTGAGCTGGCCTACTTCGAGTGTCTGCACGAAGTAAAGCTGATCGTGGATCTGATGGTCAAAGGCGGCCTGAGCTCCATGCGCGATTCCATCTCCAACACCGCTGAATACGGTGACTACGTCAGTGGTCCCCGCCTGATCACCGCCGACACCAAGGCAGAGATGAAGCGGATTCTCGGCGACATCCAAGACGGCACTTTCGCCAAGAACTTCGTGGCCGAATGCGATGCCGGCAAGCCTGAAATGAACAAGATCCGTGAGCGCGACCGCGGTCACAAGATCGAAGAGGTGGGCAAGGGCCTGCGCTCGATGTTCAGCTGGCTGAAGGCCTCCTGA
- a CDS encoding PIN/TRAM domain-containing protein, producing MVEALIIILFLISGAATGWMGVHLLPQELLDDVNPQQVRLGLSAAGAVVGLIAGRVFRGLRQQLMNQVRTMPTDLLISRAVGLILGLLVANLLLAPILLLPLAGASSLVKPLAAILSNVFFGVLGYNLAEVHGRTLLRLFNPTSTEALLVADGVLTPATAKILDTSVIIDGRIRGMIGCGLLEGKVIVAETVIDEMQQLADSNNLEKRGKGRRGLKLLNELREAYDKRLVINTTRYDGNGTDDRLLQLTEDTGGTLVTADFNLAQVARVKKLKVMNLSELVIALRPEVQPGDELNLKIVREGKEDHQGVAYLEDGTMVVVENAREAIGERRSVVITGALQNPSGRMVFGRLNQEGTPVSTTKGTATGKTARKTKRNERPTSGSR from the coding sequence ATGGTTGAAGCGCTCATCATCATTCTGTTCCTGATTTCCGGTGCAGCCACCGGATGGATGGGCGTGCACCTGCTCCCGCAGGAACTTCTGGATGACGTCAATCCTCAACAGGTGCGTCTGGGCCTAAGCGCTGCCGGTGCAGTGGTGGGGCTGATAGCGGGTCGGGTGTTCCGCGGACTGCGCCAGCAACTGATGAATCAGGTGCGGACCATGCCCACTGATCTGCTGATCAGCAGGGCCGTGGGTCTGATCCTTGGCCTGCTCGTGGCCAATCTGCTGCTGGCGCCCATCCTTCTGCTGCCCCTGGCCGGTGCCAGTTCCCTGGTCAAACCGCTGGCCGCCATTCTCAGCAATGTGTTTTTCGGCGTGCTGGGTTACAACCTCGCTGAAGTGCATGGCCGCACCCTGCTGCGCCTGTTCAACCCCACCTCAACCGAAGCCCTGCTGGTGGCTGATGGGGTGCTGACGCCTGCTACGGCCAAGATCCTCGACACGAGCGTGATCATCGATGGCCGCATTCGCGGAATGATCGGCTGCGGCCTGCTGGAAGGAAAGGTGATCGTGGCAGAGACGGTCATCGATGAGATGCAACAGCTGGCCGACTCCAACAACCTGGAAAAACGCGGCAAAGGCCGACGAGGACTCAAGTTGCTCAACGAGCTGCGCGAGGCCTACGACAAACGCCTGGTGATCAACACCACCCGCTACGACGGCAACGGCACCGACGATCGTCTCCTTCAGCTCACGGAAGACACCGGCGGCACCCTGGTGACCGCTGACTTCAACCTGGCGCAGGTAGCCCGCGTCAAGAAGCTCAAGGTGATGAATCTGAGCGAACTGGTGATCGCCCTGCGGCCGGAAGTGCAACCCGGCGACGAGCTGAATCTCAAGATTGTCAGGGAAGGCAAGGAAGACCACCAGGGCGTGGCCTACCTCGAAGACGGCACGATGGTGGTAGTGGAAAACGCCCGCGAAGCCATTGGAGAACGCCGCTCGGTGGTGATCACTGGCGCCCTTCAGAACCCCAGTGGACGCATGGTGTTCGGACGACTCAACCAGGAGGGAACACCGGTCAGCACAACCAAGGGGACAGCCACGGGAAAAACCGCCCGCAAAACCAAGCGCAATGAGCGTCCAACCTCAGGATCCCGCTAG
- a CDS encoding sugar transferase translates to MASSSRRSGLPTTPSKLRRQASRRHLALISAPPSSLPAVSLVRRQSRLGRSLKRTGDVLFSMAVLGIGSPLFLLLAALVKLSSPGPVFYVQKRVGRGYRRFGCIKFRTMRPDADAVLAQVLERSPSMREEFERDFKLRDDPRITPIGRFLRRSSLDELPQFLNVLRGEMSVVGPRPIVAKEIERYGMYMDEVLAVRPGLTGLWQVSGRNNLSYPKRVRLDLAYARGRSVLLDLAIILRTFGVLLLPMDRGAY, encoded by the coding sequence TTGGCGAGTTCCTCGCGTCGTTCAGGTCTTCCGACAACACCCTCAAAGCTGAGGCGCCAGGCGTCACGTCGCCACCTCGCTTTAATTTCTGCACCACCTTCGAGCCTTCCGGCAGTTTCGCTGGTGCGTCGTCAGAGCCGCTTAGGTCGCTCCCTGAAGCGCACTGGTGATGTGTTGTTTTCGATGGCTGTTCTCGGAATCGGGTCGCCTCTGTTCTTGCTGCTCGCTGCTCTGGTCAAGCTCAGTTCTCCGGGACCTGTTTTTTACGTTCAAAAGCGAGTCGGACGGGGATACCGCCGCTTTGGGTGCATCAAGTTCCGCACCATGCGCCCTGATGCAGATGCTGTGCTGGCCCAGGTGTTGGAGCGATCTCCTTCGATGCGTGAGGAATTCGAGCGCGATTTCAAGCTGCGTGATGATCCCCGCATCACTCCGATCGGTCGCTTCCTGCGTCGCTCCAGTCTGGATGAGCTTCCACAGTTTCTCAATGTTCTGCGCGGCGAGATGAGCGTGGTCGGTCCCCGCCCGATCGTTGCCAAGGAGATTGAGCGTTATGGCATGTACATGGATGAGGTGCTCGCGGTTCGACCTGGCTTGACTGGACTCTGGCAGGTCAGTGGACGCAACAACCTCAGCTACCCGAAACGGGTTCGCTTGGATCTGGCCTATGCCCGAGGCCGTTCGGTGCTGCTCGATCTGGCCATCATCCTGCGCACTTTTGGTGTGTTACTTCTCCCGATGGATCGAGGCGCCTACTGA
- a CDS encoding coproporphyrinogen-III oxidase family protein, which translates to MTAPAPRSAYIHIPFCHRRCFYCDFAVVPLGDQADASGGPGSRSIALYLEQLLEEISLSPAGPPLATVYIGGGTPSLLTPLQVGQVLKALRRRFGLQSGAEISLEMDPASFGRLDLDALTQQGVNRVSLGGQSFDDAVLASLGRRHRRADLLEACAWLQAAVVQGRLASWSLDLIRNLPDQTDAAWADQLEQALASKAPHLSIYDLSLEPGTVFSRLEQRGDLQMPDEDGAADRIAATSERLSRAGYCRYEISNFALPGHASRHNRVYWSGAGWWGFGLGATSAPWGERLARPRTRESYADWLKEQRLRGPDRSLVQATASPLSLEDRLLVGLRRHEGVDLMRQAGCCGWSAADCRRWLPLLEQRWEPFRQTGLMQCHGSRWRLSDPLGMAVSNAVLVELVAWWEEVSVDAVPSASSAGL; encoded by the coding sequence ATGACCGCACCCGCGCCTCGAAGCGCCTACATCCACATTCCCTTCTGCCATCGGCGTTGCTTTTACTGCGACTTCGCCGTCGTGCCGCTGGGTGATCAGGCCGACGCCTCCGGAGGCCCCGGCAGTCGGTCGATCGCGCTCTACCTCGAGCAGTTGCTCGAGGAGATCAGCCTGTCGCCTGCAGGCCCGCCCTTGGCGACGGTGTATATCGGCGGTGGAACTCCATCGCTGCTCACCCCTCTCCAGGTCGGTCAGGTGCTGAAGGCCCTGCGTCGGCGGTTTGGGCTGCAAAGCGGAGCGGAGATCAGCCTGGAGATGGATCCCGCCAGTTTTGGGCGGCTGGATCTCGACGCCCTCACTCAGCAGGGGGTCAATCGGGTGAGCCTGGGTGGACAGAGCTTTGACGATGCGGTCCTGGCGTCCTTGGGACGTCGCCATCGCCGTGCGGACCTGCTGGAGGCTTGCGCCTGGTTGCAAGCAGCGGTTGTTCAGGGGCGCCTCGCCAGCTGGAGTCTGGATCTGATCCGCAACCTGCCTGATCAGACGGACGCGGCCTGGGCGGATCAGCTGGAACAAGCTCTTGCGTCGAAGGCTCCCCATCTCTCCATTTACGACCTCAGCCTGGAGCCCGGCACGGTGTTTTCCCGCTTGGAACAGCGCGGTGATCTGCAGATGCCCGATGAGGATGGTGCGGCGGATCGCATCGCTGCCACCAGCGAGCGGCTGTCACGTGCTGGCTACTGCCGCTACGAGATTTCCAATTTCGCTTTGCCGGGTCACGCCTCCCGTCACAACAGGGTTTATTGGAGTGGTGCCGGTTGGTGGGGCTTCGGGTTGGGGGCCACCAGTGCTCCTTGGGGTGAACGCTTGGCCCGTCCTCGCACCCGTGAGTCCTATGCGGACTGGCTGAAGGAGCAGCGCCTGCGAGGCCCGGACCGTTCATTGGTACAGGCCACGGCCTCACCGCTGTCTCTGGAGGATCGCTTGCTGGTGGGCCTGAGACGGCATGAAGGCGTCGATCTGATGCGTCAGGCAGGCTGCTGTGGTTGGAGTGCAGCGGACTGTCGACGTTGGTTGCCTTTGCTGGAGCAGCGATGGGAGCCGTTTCGGCAGACCGGGTTGATGCAATGCCATGGATCCCGGTGGCGTCTCAGCGATCCTCTGGGCATGGCCGTCAGCAATGCGGTGCTGGTGGAGCTGGTGGCGTGGTGGGAGGAGGTGTCTGTTGACGCTGTTCCTTCAGCCAGCTCTGCAGGGCTGTGA
- the cbiB gene encoding adenosylcobinamide-phosphate synthase CbiB, producing the protein MSLQTSTLAATGILLAAVLDRSIGDPASWLHPVVVMGWGIKQMRLKAENWAMDQPLKLSIAGYLITVTLVMGSGISGWLLEQLMLGELLPGQQFLGDSAGSHGWVNILASACWVLALASALAGKSLEDGARRVLQALPAERNAEPIEARQRLSWIVGRDTTELSVDEILRATAETASENAVDGLFAPLFWMLVGLGLWSAGLTNAPGPLALAWSFKAASTLDSMLGYRKGRLRWLGTAGARLDDLLIWIPCRLVMLTLPLVSQTIDRWASLVLAAERDGQHDPSPNAGRSEAIYAHCAEVQLGGRNRYEAGWVDKPLLGNGFQGASKQSVETILNLSRRLEMLWLLMALGCTLWLS; encoded by the coding sequence ATGAGCTTGCAGACGTCAACGCTTGCAGCGACAGGCATTCTTCTGGCAGCGGTGCTGGATCGCAGCATTGGCGATCCAGCCAGCTGGCTCCATCCCGTGGTCGTGATGGGCTGGGGCATCAAACAGATGCGCCTGAAAGCCGAGAACTGGGCAATGGATCAGCCGCTCAAGCTATCGATCGCCGGGTACCTCATCACCGTCACGCTGGTAATGGGGAGCGGAATCAGTGGTTGGCTGCTGGAACAATTGATGCTTGGAGAACTGCTACCAGGACAACAGTTTCTGGGAGACAGTGCCGGCAGCCATGGCTGGGTCAACATTCTTGCCAGCGCGTGCTGGGTTCTAGCCCTGGCCAGCGCCCTGGCCGGAAAAAGCCTGGAAGACGGAGCTCGCCGCGTGCTTCAGGCCCTTCCAGCCGAGCGAAATGCAGAGCCGATCGAGGCCCGTCAACGTCTCAGCTGGATCGTGGGCCGTGACACCACGGAGCTCAGCGTGGACGAGATCCTCCGCGCCACAGCGGAAACGGCCAGTGAAAATGCCGTGGATGGCCTGTTCGCGCCCTTGTTCTGGATGCTCGTGGGGCTTGGGCTCTGGTCAGCGGGACTGACGAACGCACCGGGGCCGCTCGCTCTGGCCTGGTCGTTCAAAGCAGCCAGCACACTGGATTCCATGCTGGGTTACCGCAAGGGACGCCTGCGCTGGCTTGGCACGGCAGGTGCGCGTCTGGATGACCTGCTGATATGGATCCCCTGTCGACTGGTGATGCTGACCCTGCCTCTGGTCAGTCAAACCATTGACCGATGGGCATCGCTCGTGCTGGCCGCAGAGCGCGATGGGCAGCATGACCCTTCTCCCAATGCCGGACGCTCCGAAGCGATTTATGCCCACTGCGCCGAAGTGCAACTCGGGGGTCGGAACCGATACGAGGCTGGCTGGGTTGACAAGCCATTGCTCGGGAATGGCTTCCAAGGCGCCAGCAAGCAAAGTGTGGAAACCATCCTCAATCTCAGCAGGAGATTGGAAATGCTCTGGCTGCTGATGGCGCTCGGATGCACCCTCTGGCTCTCGTAG
- a CDS encoding multicopper oxidase domain-containing protein: MASFQDLLNAKTIGQKKFEEWSKNAGLSSDPQKSGYLNVLPQHEKDIVIRSGWLDWQEANKLHANGKYKKTNKQGSFFSSWGPKFDEVSVDLSLASQNKISIDGFGELRTREEFSKSIYDNEFWVYNGQTPGPIIVADPGDTIRVKLSNNLTVDAQTEEWNSLAKRTNLHLHGSHVSPKGKGDNVMIAVENGDSQEYIYQIPENHPSGLLWMHPHLHGTTSLSLAGGAALPVFVLPDKEDTNNLDDYDPTTSNIHLLSLQSWAVEQENNPSVTPGENNWENTKQMPPRVFQEDGNSFYKYGSAPFNGNNYQPLAFFTDTDIFKTGGATYADYVAAETTENLIHTVNGQYNPTINANTGEWVTFGFLNFSLNSSHVIQLVHADEDGNLTLESPNLLGIDSDISRWASDDDTSVTTLPGISPGGRITIQHAFNKPGSYYFISNASDEVLGDLAPIETNRPKNSNETYLGYNDGFQITPSQVLATVDVSGSKFQSSNQPDAWDYLEKQRAHALGLKEEAAKSGVDRSREFVWNTYPPAIPVEKDRQTRTTPDGVVYVDPGYNDPEDWEGVWTINKQWWTHKATQSPTISIAMLDTLERWSLVNSSQSVKRDKYPTEKPRTEIQIGQSHPFHLHQNEFIVETINGLQVGTTPKQNKVGDAFVGDSLVDVYQMGPAYATGSATSDNPFGTPMILDESGNYIDGNGNNWGPDSKPNGLAPDGYLTNSKTDILVRFEDFTGLFVDHCHLLFHEDGGMMVPVLTILNTNDSWITSGSTTSNSIDLSLGSNKGNTIQFQPFAETLSTGVNVASGDINALNFEPGPKARTVNVSDNIEDIAVIEATSSNTGAFKLNVFDGQSVKDYYSNKINGKDPALSSLEKLKEITINANSQDSGQNLKSSIAVGDINGDGYDEIVVGISGNGYKPEIRVFSGKNYQELYSLTPFDGALSNGIDVSIGDINGDNYGDIIVSQLEDGEGLVDGFNGKKLTDHLADNKNSMMQSSMSKLWDTPFNPHGKTSNAVRVAIGYSLPDEQPSGADYQFMDNMHNQTYLANLSTLEVITGTAVEKTTVKNWLYKSKDGAHAGHGSDSEDTAHSMMHDELINPMTSMGMEKITPDDLVSNGKFVLEGLYTDIDFNYFDIQPNQRGEGGLLLTQDNGLKTLLHLKTAEMNSAYDFVLEAFGW, from the coding sequence ATGGCAAGCTTTCAAGACCTGCTCAATGCAAAAACCATTGGCCAGAAGAAGTTTGAAGAGTGGTCGAAAAATGCAGGGTTATCAAGTGATCCACAAAAAAGTGGATATTTAAATGTGCTTCCGCAGCACGAGAAGGATATTGTCATAAGAAGTGGATGGCTTGATTGGCAGGAAGCAAACAAATTGCATGCAAACGGTAAGTATAAAAAGACAAATAAGCAAGGTTCATTTTTCTCGAGCTGGGGACCAAAATTCGACGAAGTCAGCGTAGATCTATCACTTGCATCCCAAAACAAAATATCAATCGACGGATTTGGTGAACTAAGAACACGCGAAGAGTTTTCAAAAAGCATCTATGACAATGAGTTCTGGGTGTACAACGGCCAAACACCAGGACCAATCATCGTTGCAGACCCAGGAGACACAATAAGAGTTAAGTTAAGCAATAATTTGACTGTCGATGCTCAAACAGAGGAATGGAATTCACTAGCTAAGCGCACCAACCTGCATTTGCATGGCTCACACGTGTCGCCCAAAGGCAAGGGTGACAACGTGATGATTGCTGTCGAAAATGGTGACAGCCAAGAATATATCTATCAAATCCCAGAAAATCATCCGAGCGGTTTACTGTGGATGCATCCGCATCTGCACGGCACAACATCACTCTCATTGGCAGGTGGAGCCGCTTTACCGGTCTTTGTATTGCCCGATAAAGAAGATACTAACAATTTAGACGACTACGATCCAACAACATCGAACATCCATCTTCTCAGCCTGCAGTCATGGGCGGTTGAACAAGAAAACAATCCAAGTGTTACGCCTGGGGAAAACAATTGGGAAAACACAAAACAAATGCCCCCACGGGTTTTTCAGGAGGATGGAAACAGCTTTTACAAGTATGGATCAGCTCCTTTCAATGGGAACAATTATCAACCACTGGCATTTTTTACAGATACTGACATATTTAAAACGGGTGGTGCCACCTATGCAGACTACGTGGCTGCTGAAACAACCGAAAATTTGATCCATACAGTTAATGGGCAATACAATCCAACCATTAACGCAAATACAGGTGAATGGGTCACCTTTGGATTTCTCAATTTTTCATTGAATTCAAGCCATGTGATTCAACTTGTTCATGCCGACGAAGATGGCAACCTAACGCTGGAATCACCCAACCTGTTGGGAATCGATTCCGATATTTCGCGTTGGGCATCTGATGATGACACCTCAGTAACCACCCTTCCAGGAATATCGCCCGGTGGAAGAATCACCATCCAGCATGCGTTTAACAAGCCTGGCAGTTATTATTTTATTAGCAATGCAAGCGATGAAGTCCTCGGTGATTTAGCTCCAATCGAAACAAATAGGCCGAAAAATTCAAACGAAACGTACCTTGGATACAATGACGGTTTTCAAATCACACCGTCGCAAGTTTTAGCAACAGTCGATGTATCAGGAAGCAAATTTCAAAGTTCAAATCAACCTGATGCTTGGGACTACCTAGAGAAACAGAGAGCACACGCACTCGGCCTCAAAGAGGAAGCAGCAAAATCTGGAGTGGATAGAAGCAGAGAGTTTGTGTGGAACACATACCCGCCAGCAATTCCAGTGGAAAAAGATCGCCAAACACGAACGACTCCGGATGGGGTTGTATACGTTGATCCTGGATACAACGACCCAGAAGACTGGGAAGGAGTATGGACAATCAACAAACAATGGTGGACGCACAAAGCAACCCAAAGTCCAACAATCTCCATTGCAATGTTAGATACATTGGAGAGATGGTCGCTGGTCAACAGTTCACAATCCGTCAAACGAGATAAGTACCCAACAGAGAAACCCAGAACTGAAATTCAGATAGGGCAATCACACCCATTTCACCTGCACCAAAACGAATTCATAGTCGAAACAATTAATGGTTTACAAGTGGGAACAACACCTAAACAAAACAAAGTTGGAGATGCCTTCGTCGGTGATTCATTGGTTGATGTCTATCAAATGGGGCCTGCTTATGCTACAGGCAGTGCAACATCAGACAATCCATTTGGGACACCAATGATTTTGGATGAAAGTGGAAATTATATTGATGGCAATGGAAATAACTGGGGGCCTGACTCTAAACCGAATGGACTCGCACCAGATGGATATCTGACAAATTCAAAGACCGACATCCTGGTTCGTTTCGAAGACTTCACAGGGCTGTTTGTCGATCACTGCCACCTATTATTCCATGAAGATGGTGGAATGATGGTACCAGTATTAACCATCCTCAACACCAATGATAGTTGGATTACAAGTGGATCAACAACAAGCAACAGCATTGATTTGTCTCTAGGTTCTAACAAAGGGAATACGATCCAATTTCAACCATTTGCAGAAACATTATCAACGGGTGTCAATGTCGCTAGTGGTGATATCAATGCATTGAACTTTGAGCCTGGCCCCAAAGCGAGAACAGTCAATGTCAGCGACAACATCGAAGATATTGCAGTCATTGAAGCCACGTCATCAAACACAGGTGCATTCAAATTAAATGTTTTTGATGGTCAGAGCGTGAAGGATTACTATTCAAACAAAATCAATGGCAAAGATCCAGCCTTAAGTTCGCTAGAAAAACTGAAAGAGATAACAATCAATGCAAACAGCCAGGATAGTGGCCAAAATTTAAAATCATCAATTGCAGTTGGGGATATCAATGGAGATGGGTATGATGAGATTGTTGTTGGAATTTCGGGGAATGGGTATAAGCCCGAAATACGTGTTTTCAGCGGCAAAAATTATCAGGAACTTTATAGTCTAACACCATTCGATGGAGCATTGAGCAACGGTATTGATGTTTCAATTGGAGACATTAATGGAGACAACTATGGAGATATTATTGTTAGCCAACTTGAGGACGGGGAAGGACTTGTTGATGGCTTTAATGGAAAAAAACTGACAGATCACTTAGCCGACAACAAGAACTCAATGATGCAATCAAGCATGAGCAAACTCTGGGACACTCCATTCAATCCACATGGCAAAACAAGTAACGCCGTACGAGTCGCCATTGGCTATTCGCTCCCGGATGAGCAACCGTCTGGTGCCGATTATCAATTCATGGACAACATGCATAATCAAACATATTTGGCAAATTTATCAACATTAGAGGTCATTACAGGTACAGCGGTTGAAAAAACAACTGTTAAAAACTGGCTGTATAAATCGAAAGATGGAGCTCATGCAGGGCATGGCTCAGATAGTGAAGACACTGCACACAGCATGATGCACGATGAACTCATCAATCCAATGACGTCAATGGGAATGGAGAAAATCACACCAGACGATTTAGTCTCCAATGGAAAATTTGTCTTGGAAGGACTCTATACAGATATCGATTTTAATTACTTTGATATTCAGCCTAATCAGAGGGGAGAGGGCGGCTTGCTCCTGACACAGGACAATGGTTTAAAAACACTACTACACCTTAAAACTGCGGAAATGAATAGTGCCTATGATTTTGTACTAGAAGCGTTTGGATGGTGA
- a CDS encoding ATP-dependent Clp protease proteolytic subunit, whose protein sequence is MTTSAPYYGDSSVMRTPPPDLPSLLLKERIVYLGLPLFSDDDTKRQVGLDVTELIIAQLLYLEFDNPEKPIYFYINSTGTSWYTGDAIGFETEAFAICDTLQYIKPPIHTICIGQAMGTAAVILSAGTKGQRAALPHASIVLHQPRSGAQGQATDIQIRAKEVLHNKRAMLEILSTNTGRSVEELSKDSDRMSYLTPEQAKDYGLIDRVLSSRKELPAPVPAA, encoded by the coding sequence ATGACCACATCAGCTCCTTACTACGGCGATTCATCGGTGATGCGGACCCCGCCACCGGACCTGCCGTCTCTGTTGCTGAAAGAGCGAATTGTCTATCTCGGTCTGCCCTTGTTCTCAGATGACGACACCAAGCGTCAGGTGGGTCTGGACGTCACCGAACTGATCATTGCGCAGTTGCTTTATCTGGAATTCGACAACCCAGAAAAGCCGATTTACTTCTACATCAACTCCACTGGCACCAGCTGGTACACAGGGGATGCCATCGGCTTTGAAACCGAAGCCTTCGCCATCTGCGACACCCTCCAATACATCAAACCTCCCATCCACACGATCTGCATCGGTCAGGCCATGGGCACTGCCGCTGTGATCCTCTCCGCTGGCACCAAAGGCCAGCGTGCGGCGCTGCCCCACGCTTCCATCGTGTTGCACCAACCGCGCAGTGGCGCGCAAGGCCAAGCCACGGACATTCAGATCCGCGCCAAGGAAGTGCTTCATAACAAGCGGGCGATGCTGGAAATTCTGTCCACCAACACCGGACGCAGTGTCGAGGAACTCTCCAAGGACTCCGACCGGATGAGCTATCTCACCCCCGAGCAGGCCAAGGACTACGGCCTGATTGATCGCGTGCTCAGCAGCCGCAAGGAGCTACCGGCTCCTGTTCCGGCCGCCTGA